A portion of the Drosophila innubila isolate TH190305 chromosome 3L unlocalized genomic scaffold, UK_Dinn_1.0 0_D_3L, whole genome shotgun sequence genome contains these proteins:
- the LOC117788579 gene encoding metaxin-2 isoform X2 — MQSSQYLNQMHTADKLAEEPWPEDATIYQPFEAEQILLPENASCLAVKAYLKMCNLPFGIRSCANAEHMSPGGRMTKLPFIRAGAFIFAEFEPIVSFVEQKEMAIGDFLDEDSKADMRTYVSLVENIFTMAELYISFKNERVYKEVTAPRNGVVFPWPLSMMQNYNKRRNALRLLRVYQWNDLDIDDVIEKVSKCCETLEYKLKESPDTPFFYGELPCELDAIAFGHLFSILTTRLPNMALAQTVQKFKHLVSFCRFIDEKYFQMSK, encoded by the exons ATGCAAAGTTCCCAGTACCTGAATCAAATGCACACCGCCGACAAACTGGCCGAAGAGCCTTGGCCTGAAGATGCTACAATTTATCAG CCTTTTGAGGCTGAACAGATCCTGTTGCCGGAAAACGCAAGTTGTCTGGCTGTCAAGGCGTATCTAAAGATGTGCAATCTGCCATTTGGCATACGATCCTGTGCAAATGCTGAGCACATGTCACCTGGCGGACGAATGACCAAATTACCATTCATTCGGGCAGGAGCCTTTATTTTTGCCGAGTTCGAGCCAATTGTAAGTTTCGTTGAGCAAAAGGAGATGGCAATTGGTGACTTTCTGGATGAGGACTCCAAGGCAGACATGCGCACGTATGTTTCGCTGGTGGAGAACATATTCACAATGGCCGAATTGTACATAAGCTTCAAGAACGAACGGGTCTACAAAGAGGTAACCGCACCCCGCAATGGAGTTGTTTTTCCTTGGCCCTTAAGCATGATGCAGAACTATAACAAGCGCCGGAACGCACTACGTCTGTTGCGGGTATATCAATGGAATGATCTGGATATCGATGATGTCATCGAGAAGGTGTCCAAATGCTGTGAGACACTGGAATATAAACTAAAAGAATCACCGGATACACCATTTTTCTATGGTGAATTGCCCTGCGAATTAGATGCCATCGCATTTGGACACTTGTTTAGCATACTAACCACAAGGCTGCCCAACATGGCGCTGGCACAAACTGTCCAAAAGTTTAAGCATTTGGTGTCATTTTGCCGTTTTATCGATGAGAAATACTTTCAGATGAG CAAATAA
- the LOC117788579 gene encoding metaxin-2 isoform X1 produces the protein MQSSQYLNQMHTADKLAEEPWPEDATIYQPFEAEQILLPENASCLAVKAYLKMCNLPFGIRSCANAEHMSPGGRMTKLPFIRAGAFIFAEFEPIVSFVEQKEMAIGDFLDEDSKADMRTYVSLVENIFTMAELYISFKNERVYKEVTAPRNGVVFPWPLSMMQNYNKRRNALRLLRVYQWNDLDIDDVIEKVSKCCETLEYKLKESPDTPFFYGELPCELDAIAFGHLFSILTTRLPNMALAQTVQKFKHLVSFCRFIDEKYFQMRCLQD, from the exons ATGCAAAGTTCCCAGTACCTGAATCAAATGCACACCGCCGACAAACTGGCCGAAGAGCCTTGGCCTGAAGATGCTACAATTTATCAG CCTTTTGAGGCTGAACAGATCCTGTTGCCGGAAAACGCAAGTTGTCTGGCTGTCAAGGCGTATCTAAAGATGTGCAATCTGCCATTTGGCATACGATCCTGTGCAAATGCTGAGCACATGTCACCTGGCGGACGAATGACCAAATTACCATTCATTCGGGCAGGAGCCTTTATTTTTGCCGAGTTCGAGCCAATTGTAAGTTTCGTTGAGCAAAAGGAGATGGCAATTGGTGACTTTCTGGATGAGGACTCCAAGGCAGACATGCGCACGTATGTTTCGCTGGTGGAGAACATATTCACAATGGCCGAATTGTACATAAGCTTCAAGAACGAACGGGTCTACAAAGAGGTAACCGCACCCCGCAATGGAGTTGTTTTTCCTTGGCCCTTAAGCATGATGCAGAACTATAACAAGCGCCGGAACGCACTACGTCTGTTGCGGGTATATCAATGGAATGATCTGGATATCGATGATGTCATCGAGAAGGTGTCCAAATGCTGTGAGACACTGGAATATAAACTAAAAGAATCACCGGATACACCATTTTTCTATGGTGAATTGCCCTGCGAATTAGATGCCATCGCATTTGGACACTTGTTTAGCATACTAACCACAAGGCTGCCCAACATGGCGCTGGCACAAACTGTCCAAAAGTTTAAGCATTTGGTGTCATTTTGCCGTTTTATCGATGAGAAATACTTTCAGATGAGGTGCTTACAAGATTAG
- the LOC117788094 gene encoding polycomb protein Su(z)12 isoform X3, producing MAPTKKREKDNADNVGAAGNNNNNINGLASGSGQGGDATTNETLAAPASVAASAAASSTAVTTETHTKQNGHQQEQELFLQAFEKPTQIYRYLRNRHETNPIFLNRTLSYMKERMSRNNKKRASFKIDTILDTITQKSEAVTQNYLHVIYDSLHEKLKAQDTDDLLRPGQGQEQLMCQAGESVCVETTLYKITRSKRKDSTLDFQELLTKSCQIVYNPKERIGEHSTISIPLQTMRPMGEQHTLYKLLFRIKMQPQACNDENAATPPNKRSRSNEKMYGSELILYEKSTGFITEGEYEAMLQPLNSSSIKSFSPKKCTWETMPDSYIPLSLTYDVYQQSPMLKFHLTLSNEQLPDIIAAPELQRYVQHLDAEAELSHTNINNNNNNNNNNNNCSGLKNGIICKATPEHIQIVYNFMYSNNTRQQTEYTQELNCPWCGLDCLRLYALLKHLKLCHARFNFTYQPAGSGARIDVTINDAYDGSYAGSPYDLAGPSGSSFARTCGPVRRTSVTSLMVCRPRRQKTCLDEFLELDEDDISNQRSYITGHNRLYHHTETCLPVHPKELDIDSEGESDPLWLRQKTIQMIDEFSDVNEGEKELMKLWNLHVMRHGFVGDCQLPLACEMFLDAKGHEIVRKNLYRNFILHMCSLFDYGLIAADTVYKTVQKLQGLLSKYAAGQELMQRQREAQLKYWLDVGMHKKQDDLKHKSPQKPAPSSNNETATTSAGSAASAMQPPKRMPANLKRTNAAAAAAAAAALDAQDSGVANNSGNSSKNVAKKSADHPTVSNLANTRERRSDPGLKRTASGGRLSAPESRTANSMSKRKLSPKEISDVEQLESMASVDVPVVANANKNGNGVNDVEDAAVNHVDDDDDVNDEVSGSYSSTAPN from the exons ATGGCACCAACAAAAAAACGTGAGAAGGACAATGCAGATAATGTGGGCGCTGCgggtaataacaacaacaacattaatgGGCTGGCTAGTGGAAGTGGCCAAGGTGGCGATGCTACAACAAATGAAACGTTGGCAGCACCAGCCTCAGTTgcagcttctgctgctgcttcatcAACAGCAGTTACCAcggaaacacacacaaaacagaaTGGACATCAACAAGAGCAGGAACTCTTTTTGCAGGCTTTTGAAA AGCCTACACAGATATATCGCTACCTACGGAACCGCCACGAGACAAAC CCCATATTCCTAAACCGCACGCTCAGTTATATGAAGGAGCGCATGTCACGCAATAACAAGAAACGTGCTAGTTTCAAAATCGATACAATACTGGACACAATTACCCAAAAGTCTGAGGCTGTAACACAAAACTACCTGCATGTCATCTATGATTCGCTGCATGAGAAGCTTAAGGCCCAGGACACAGATGACCTGTTGCGACCGGGTCAGGGGCAGGAGCAGTTGATGTGTCAAGCGGGCGAATCAGTGTGTGTGGAAACAACGCTCTATAAAATAACTCGCAGCAAGCGCAAGGATAGCACACTAGATTTTCAAGAGCTGCTAACCAAAAGCTGCCAAATTGTTTACAATCCCAAGGAGCGCATTGGGGAGCATTCCACCATCAGCATACCGCTGCAGACAATGCGACCCATGGGTGAACAGCATACGCTCTACAAGCTGCTCTTTCGCATCAAAATGCAGCCACAAGCATGCAACGATGAGAATGCAG CTACGCCACCGAACAAACGCTCACGTTCCAACGAGAAGATGTACGGCTCCGAGTTGATATTGTATGAGAAGTCGACTGGATTTATCACTGAGGGCGAATATGAGGCAATGTTGCAGCCATTGAATTCATCTAGCATCAAGTCGTTCTCACCAAAGAAATGCACCTGGGAGACAATGCCCGATAGCTACATTCCACTCTCGCTGACCTACGATGTGTACCAGCAGAGTCCAATGCTCAAATTCCATTTGACTTTGTCCAATGAACAATTGCCAGATATTATTGCAGCGCCAGAGCTGCAGCGTTATGTTCAACATCTGGATGCCGAGGCTGAACTTAGTCACACTAAcatcaataataacaacaataataacaataacaataataattgcaGTGGCTTAAAGAATGGCATAATTTGCAAAGCAACACCAGAGCACATACAAATTGTGTACAATTTCATGTATAGCAACAATACGCGCCAACAAACCGAGTACACACAGGAACTCAACTGTCCGTGGTGTGGATTGGACTGTCTGCGTTTATATGCGCTGCTCAAGCATCTTAAACTGTGCCACGCGCGATTCAACTTCACGTACCAGCCGGCGGGCAGCGGTGCACGCATAGATGTCACCATTAATGATGCCTACGATGGATCCTATGCGGGCTCACCATACGACCTGGCCGGTCCATCGGGTTCATCGTTTGCACGCACCTGTGGTCCGGTAAGGCGCACCTCAGTCACCAGTTTAATGGTATGTCGGCCGAGGCGTCAAAAAACCTGCCTAGATGAATTCCTGGAGTTGGATGAGGATGATATCAGCAATCAGCGTTCCTATATAACGGGGCATAATAG ATTGTATCATCACACGGAGACTTGTTTGCCGGTGCATCCCAAGGAGCTGGACATTGATTCGGAGGGTGAGAGTGATCCGCTTTGGCTGCGCCAAAAGACCATACAGATGATTGATGAATTCTCCGATGTCAACGAGGGTGAAAAGGAGCTAATGAAGCTGTGGAATTTGCATGTGATGCGACATGGTTTCGTGGGTGATTGCCAGCTGCCGTTGGCCTGCGAAATGTTTCTGGATGCCAAGGGTCACGAGATTGTGCGCAAGAATCTCTATCGCAATTTCATACTGCACATGTGCTCCCTTTTCGATTACGGCCTGATTGCGGCAGATACGGTGTACAAGACGGTGCAGAAGCTGCAGGGATTGCTTAGCAAATACGCTGCCGGCCAGGAGCTAATGCAGCGTCAGCGTGAGGCGCAACTTAAGTATTGGTTGGATGTGGGCATGCATAAGAAGCAGGATGATCTAAAGCATAAGTCGCCGCAGAAACCGGCGCCCAGTTCCAACAACGAAACAGCAACTACCTCAGCAGGCAGCGCTGCCAGCGCAATGCAACCGCCCAAACGCATGCCGGCCAATCTGAAGCGCACTaatgccgctgccgctgctgctgctgcagcggcgCTGGATGCCCAGGATAGCGGTGTAGCCAACAATAGTGGTAACAGCAGCAAGAATGTGGCCAAAAAGAGTGCCGATCATCCGACCGTCAGCAATTTGGCCAATACACGCGAACGTCGATCCGATCCGGGTCTAAAACGCACTGCCAGCGGTGGACGTCTCAGTGCCCCCGAAAGCAGAACTGCCAACTCTATGTCTAAGCGTAAACTCAGCCCCAAAG AAATATCTGATGTGGAGCAGTTGGAATCAATGGCCTCAGTGGATGTGCCTGTAGTTGCCAATGCCAATAAGAATGGAAATGGTGTTAACGATGTTGAAGATGCAGCAGTTAAtcatgttgatgatgatgatgatgttaatGATGAAGTTTCAGGGAGTTACAGTTCAACTGCCCCCAATTAA
- the LOC117787777 gene encoding uncharacterized protein LOC117787777, whose amino-acid sequence MGTSSFDGTALLCGIFSVAYIVFITFAIFTIIMC is encoded by the coding sequence ATGGGAACCAGCAGCTTTGATGGCACTGCTCTGCTGTGCGGCATATTTAGTGTGGCTTACATAGTGTTTATTACTTTTGCAATATTTACCATAATAATGTGCTGA
- the LOC117788094 gene encoding polycomb protein Su(z)12 isoform X2 — MAPTKKREKDNADNVGAAGNNNNNINGLASGSGQGGDATTNETLAAPASVAASAAASSTAVTTETHTKQNGHQQEQELFLQAFEKPTQIYRYLRNRHETNPIFLNRTLSYMKERMSRNNKKRASFKIDTILDTITQKSEAVTQNYLHVIYDSLHEKLKAQDTDDLLRPGQGQEQLMCQAGESVCVETTLYKITRSKRKDSTLDFQELLTKSCQIVYNPKERIGEHSTISIPLQTMRPMGEQHTLYKLLFRIKMQPQACNDENAATPPNKRSRSNEKMYGSELILYEKSTGFITEGEYEAMLQPLNSSSIKSFSPKKCTWETMPDSYIPLSLTYDVYQQSPMLKFHLTLSNEQLPDIIAAPELQRYVQHLDAEAELSHTNINNNNNNNNNNNNCSGLKNGIICKATPEHIQIVYNFMYSNNTRQQTEYTQELNCPWCGLDCLRLYALLKHLKLCHARFNFTYQPAGSGARIDVTINDAYDGSYAGSPYDLAGPSGSSFARTCGPVRRTSVTSLMVCRPRRQKTCLDEFLELDEDDISNQRSYITGHNRLYHHTETCLPVHPKELDIDSEGESDPLWLRQKTIQMIDEFSDVNEGEKELMKLWNLHVMRHGFVGDCQLPLACEMFLDAKGHEIVRKNLYRNFILHMCSLFDYGLIAADTVYKTVQKLQGLLSKYAAGQELMQRQREAQLKYWLDVGMHKKQDDLKHKSPQKPAPSSNNETATTSAGSAASAMQPPKRMPANLKRTNAAAAAAAAAALDAQDSGVANNSGNSSKNVAKKSADHPTVSNLANTRERRSDPGLKRTASGGRLSAPESRTANSMSKRKLSPKAEISDVEQLESMASVDVPVVANANKNGNGVNDVEDAAVNHVDDDDDVNDEVSGSYSSTAPN, encoded by the exons ATGGCACCAACAAAAAAACGTGAGAAGGACAATGCAGATAATGTGGGCGCTGCgggtaataacaacaacaacattaatgGGCTGGCTAGTGGAAGTGGCCAAGGTGGCGATGCTACAACAAATGAAACGTTGGCAGCACCAGCCTCAGTTgcagcttctgctgctgcttcatcAACAGCAGTTACCAcggaaacacacacaaaacagaaTGGACATCAACAAGAGCAGGAACTCTTTTTGCAGGCTTTTGAAA AGCCTACACAGATATATCGCTACCTACGGAACCGCCACGAGACAAAC CCCATATTCCTAAACCGCACGCTCAGTTATATGAAGGAGCGCATGTCACGCAATAACAAGAAACGTGCTAGTTTCAAAATCGATACAATACTGGACACAATTACCCAAAAGTCTGAGGCTGTAACACAAAACTACCTGCATGTCATCTATGATTCGCTGCATGAGAAGCTTAAGGCCCAGGACACAGATGACCTGTTGCGACCGGGTCAGGGGCAGGAGCAGTTGATGTGTCAAGCGGGCGAATCAGTGTGTGTGGAAACAACGCTCTATAAAATAACTCGCAGCAAGCGCAAGGATAGCACACTAGATTTTCAAGAGCTGCTAACCAAAAGCTGCCAAATTGTTTACAATCCCAAGGAGCGCATTGGGGAGCATTCCACCATCAGCATACCGCTGCAGACAATGCGACCCATGGGTGAACAGCATACGCTCTACAAGCTGCTCTTTCGCATCAAAATGCAGCCACAAGCATGCAACGATGAGAATGCAG CTACGCCACCGAACAAACGCTCACGTTCCAACGAGAAGATGTACGGCTCCGAGTTGATATTGTATGAGAAGTCGACTGGATTTATCACTGAGGGCGAATATGAGGCAATGTTGCAGCCATTGAATTCATCTAGCATCAAGTCGTTCTCACCAAAGAAATGCACCTGGGAGACAATGCCCGATAGCTACATTCCACTCTCGCTGACCTACGATGTGTACCAGCAGAGTCCAATGCTCAAATTCCATTTGACTTTGTCCAATGAACAATTGCCAGATATTATTGCAGCGCCAGAGCTGCAGCGTTATGTTCAACATCTGGATGCCGAGGCTGAACTTAGTCACACTAAcatcaataataacaacaataataacaataacaataataattgcaGTGGCTTAAAGAATGGCATAATTTGCAAAGCAACACCAGAGCACATACAAATTGTGTACAATTTCATGTATAGCAACAATACGCGCCAACAAACCGAGTACACACAGGAACTCAACTGTCCGTGGTGTGGATTGGACTGTCTGCGTTTATATGCGCTGCTCAAGCATCTTAAACTGTGCCACGCGCGATTCAACTTCACGTACCAGCCGGCGGGCAGCGGTGCACGCATAGATGTCACCATTAATGATGCCTACGATGGATCCTATGCGGGCTCACCATACGACCTGGCCGGTCCATCGGGTTCATCGTTTGCACGCACCTGTGGTCCGGTAAGGCGCACCTCAGTCACCAGTTTAATGGTATGTCGGCCGAGGCGTCAAAAAACCTGCCTAGATGAATTCCTGGAGTTGGATGAGGATGATATCAGCAATCAGCGTTCCTATATAACGGGGCATAATAG ATTGTATCATCACACGGAGACTTGTTTGCCGGTGCATCCCAAGGAGCTGGACATTGATTCGGAGGGTGAGAGTGATCCGCTTTGGCTGCGCCAAAAGACCATACAGATGATTGATGAATTCTCCGATGTCAACGAGGGTGAAAAGGAGCTAATGAAGCTGTGGAATTTGCATGTGATGCGACATGGTTTCGTGGGTGATTGCCAGCTGCCGTTGGCCTGCGAAATGTTTCTGGATGCCAAGGGTCACGAGATTGTGCGCAAGAATCTCTATCGCAATTTCATACTGCACATGTGCTCCCTTTTCGATTACGGCCTGATTGCGGCAGATACGGTGTACAAGACGGTGCAGAAGCTGCAGGGATTGCTTAGCAAATACGCTGCCGGCCAGGAGCTAATGCAGCGTCAGCGTGAGGCGCAACTTAAGTATTGGTTGGATGTGGGCATGCATAAGAAGCAGGATGATCTAAAGCATAAGTCGCCGCAGAAACCGGCGCCCAGTTCCAACAACGAAACAGCAACTACCTCAGCAGGCAGCGCTGCCAGCGCAATGCAACCGCCCAAACGCATGCCGGCCAATCTGAAGCGCACTaatgccgctgccgctgctgctgctgcagcggcgCTGGATGCCCAGGATAGCGGTGTAGCCAACAATAGTGGTAACAGCAGCAAGAATGTGGCCAAAAAGAGTGCCGATCATCCGACCGTCAGCAATTTGGCCAATACACGCGAACGTCGATCCGATCCGGGTCTAAAACGCACTGCCAGCGGTGGACGTCTCAGTGCCCCCGAAAGCAGAACTGCCAACTCTATGTCTAAGCGTAAACTCAGCCCCAAAG CAGAAATATCTGATGTGGAGCAGTTGGAATCAATGGCCTCAGTGGATGTGCCTGTAGTTGCCAATGCCAATAAGAATGGAAATGGTGTTAACGATGTTGAAGATGCAGCAGTTAAtcatgttgatgatgatgatgatgttaatGATGAAGTTTCAGGGAGTTACAGTTCAACTGCCCCCAATTAA
- the LOC117787776 gene encoding rho GDP-dissociation inhibitor 1 → MAETETKHAEEHHDEDVHDSNYQAPPEKTIAEIMAADQEDESLRRYKEKLLGAAQAEQIIVDPNDSRKVIVKKLALVVEGRDDMELDLSGDIGNLKKQLFVIKEGVQYKVRIDFIVQREIVHGLKYVQKTYRMGVPVDKMTHMVGSYPPKKEIQFYLTPAEEAPSGMVSRGTYSVSSVFTDDDKHIHLKWDWTFEIKKDWA, encoded by the exons ATGGCTGAAACAGAGACGAAACATGCTGAAGAACATCACGATGAGGATGTGCACGATTCCAACTACCAAGCACCGCCGGAGAAGACCATCGCAGAGATAATGGCCGCCGATCAGGAGGATGAGAGCTTGAGACGTTATAAGGAGAAATTGCTTGGTGCTGCACAAGCAGAACAAATTATTGTTG atcCCAATGATTCGCGGAAGGTTATTGTCAAGAAACTGGCGCTAGTTGTCGAAGGACGCGATGATATGGAATTGGATTTAAGCGGCGATATTGGTAACCTCAAAAAGCAG CTCTTTGTGATCAAGGAAGGTGTTCAATACAAGGTGCGCATTGATTTTATTGTGCAACGTGAAATTGTGCATGGCCTTAAGTATGTGCAAAAGACCTACCGAATGGGTGTGCCAG TGGACAAAATGACGCATATGGTTGGCTCTTATCCCCCCAAGAAGGAAATACAATTCTATTTAACGCCAGCTGAGGAGGCGCCCTCGGGCATGGTATCGCGTGGCACATACTCTGTATCATCTGTATTCACGGATGATGATAAGCACATACATCTAAAGTGGGATTGGACCTTTGAGATCAAGAAGGACTGGGCATAA
- the LOC117786869 gene encoding probable prefoldin subunit 6, with translation MDKNSAALYKKMQTEVESYQTLQKSCLKVVKQRALLESQLNENKCVLDELNLLGSDNKVYKLFGPVLVKQELEDSRQNVGKRIEYISKELKGSSDTLEIMEKDMLKHREAVAKYQQQWQVAAAMK, from the exons atggacAAAAACAGCGCGGcattgtacaaaaaaatgcaaacagagGTTGAGTCATACCAAACCCTGCAAAAAT CTTGTCTGAAGGTGGTGAAGCAACGTGCACTCCTGGAGAGTCAGCTGAATGAGAACAAGTGTGTGCTGGATGAATTGAATTTGCTCGGATCAGACAATAAAGTGTACAAGTTGTTCGGACCGGTGCTTGTAAAACAAGAACTGGAGGATTCACGCCAAAACGTTGGAAAGCGCATTGAGTACATTTCGAAAGAATTAAAGGGTTCAAGCGATACACTTGAAATCAT GGAAAAGGACATGTTGAAACATCGTGAAGCTGTTGCCAAGtaccaacaacaatggcaagtTGCAGCAGCCATGAAGTGA
- the LOC117788094 gene encoding polycomb protein Su(z)12 isoform X1, with translation MAPTKKREKDNADNVGAAGNNNNNINGLASGSGQGGDATTNETLAAPASVAASAAASSTAVTTETHTKQNGHQQEQELFLQAFEKPTQIYRYLRNRHETNPIFLNRTLSYMKERMSRNNKKRASFKIDTILDTITQKSEAVTQNYLHVIYDSLHEKLKAQDTDDLLRPGQGQEQLMCQAGESVCVETTLYKITRSKRKDSTLDFQELLTKSCQIVYNPKERIGEHSTISIPLQTMRPMGEQHTLYKLLFRIKMQPQACNDENAATPPNKRSRSNEKMYGSELILYEKSTGFITEGEYEAMLQPLNSSSIKSFSPKKCTWETMPDSYIPLSLTYDVYQQSPMLKFHLTLSNEQLPDIIAAPELQRYVQHLDAEAELSHTNINNNNNNNNNNNNCSGLKNGIICKATPEHIQIVYNFMYSNNTRQQTEYTQELNCPWCGLDCLRLYALLKHLKLCHARFNFTYQPAGSGARIDVTINDAYDGSYAGSPYDLAGPSGSSFARTCGPVRRTSVTSLMVCRPRRQKTCLDEFLELDEDDISNQRSYITGHNRLYHHTETCLPVHPKELDIDSEGESDPLWLRQKTIQMIDEFSDVNEGEKELMKLWNLHVMRHGFVGDCQLPLACEMFLDAKGHEIVRKNLYRNFILHMCSLFDYGLIAADTVYKTVQKLQGLLSKYAAGQELMQRQREAQLKYWLDVGMHKKQDDLKHKSPQKPAPSSNNETATTSAGSAASAMQPPKRMPANLKRTNAAAAAAAAAALDAQDSGVANNSGNSSKNVAKKSADHPTVSNLANTRERRSDPGLKRTASGGRLSAPESRTANSMSKRKLSPKDTAVIGKRQRYSDGSTSGNGPTTTRNKSNNHTLPANSNSNTNNKRRRSTLQRSGSNASSAAHGLRTRLSVPVTKYERR, from the exons ATGGCACCAACAAAAAAACGTGAGAAGGACAATGCAGATAATGTGGGCGCTGCgggtaataacaacaacaacattaatgGGCTGGCTAGTGGAAGTGGCCAAGGTGGCGATGCTACAACAAATGAAACGTTGGCAGCACCAGCCTCAGTTgcagcttctgctgctgcttcatcAACAGCAGTTACCAcggaaacacacacaaaacagaaTGGACATCAACAAGAGCAGGAACTCTTTTTGCAGGCTTTTGAAA AGCCTACACAGATATATCGCTACCTACGGAACCGCCACGAGACAAAC CCCATATTCCTAAACCGCACGCTCAGTTATATGAAGGAGCGCATGTCACGCAATAACAAGAAACGTGCTAGTTTCAAAATCGATACAATACTGGACACAATTACCCAAAAGTCTGAGGCTGTAACACAAAACTACCTGCATGTCATCTATGATTCGCTGCATGAGAAGCTTAAGGCCCAGGACACAGATGACCTGTTGCGACCGGGTCAGGGGCAGGAGCAGTTGATGTGTCAAGCGGGCGAATCAGTGTGTGTGGAAACAACGCTCTATAAAATAACTCGCAGCAAGCGCAAGGATAGCACACTAGATTTTCAAGAGCTGCTAACCAAAAGCTGCCAAATTGTTTACAATCCCAAGGAGCGCATTGGGGAGCATTCCACCATCAGCATACCGCTGCAGACAATGCGACCCATGGGTGAACAGCATACGCTCTACAAGCTGCTCTTTCGCATCAAAATGCAGCCACAAGCATGCAACGATGAGAATGCAG CTACGCCACCGAACAAACGCTCACGTTCCAACGAGAAGATGTACGGCTCCGAGTTGATATTGTATGAGAAGTCGACTGGATTTATCACTGAGGGCGAATATGAGGCAATGTTGCAGCCATTGAATTCATCTAGCATCAAGTCGTTCTCACCAAAGAAATGCACCTGGGAGACAATGCCCGATAGCTACATTCCACTCTCGCTGACCTACGATGTGTACCAGCAGAGTCCAATGCTCAAATTCCATTTGACTTTGTCCAATGAACAATTGCCAGATATTATTGCAGCGCCAGAGCTGCAGCGTTATGTTCAACATCTGGATGCCGAGGCTGAACTTAGTCACACTAAcatcaataataacaacaataataacaataacaataataattgcaGTGGCTTAAAGAATGGCATAATTTGCAAAGCAACACCAGAGCACATACAAATTGTGTACAATTTCATGTATAGCAACAATACGCGCCAACAAACCGAGTACACACAGGAACTCAACTGTCCGTGGTGTGGATTGGACTGTCTGCGTTTATATGCGCTGCTCAAGCATCTTAAACTGTGCCACGCGCGATTCAACTTCACGTACCAGCCGGCGGGCAGCGGTGCACGCATAGATGTCACCATTAATGATGCCTACGATGGATCCTATGCGGGCTCACCATACGACCTGGCCGGTCCATCGGGTTCATCGTTTGCACGCACCTGTGGTCCGGTAAGGCGCACCTCAGTCACCAGTTTAATGGTATGTCGGCCGAGGCGTCAAAAAACCTGCCTAGATGAATTCCTGGAGTTGGATGAGGATGATATCAGCAATCAGCGTTCCTATATAACGGGGCATAATAG ATTGTATCATCACACGGAGACTTGTTTGCCGGTGCATCCCAAGGAGCTGGACATTGATTCGGAGGGTGAGAGTGATCCGCTTTGGCTGCGCCAAAAGACCATACAGATGATTGATGAATTCTCCGATGTCAACGAGGGTGAAAAGGAGCTAATGAAGCTGTGGAATTTGCATGTGATGCGACATGGTTTCGTGGGTGATTGCCAGCTGCCGTTGGCCTGCGAAATGTTTCTGGATGCCAAGGGTCACGAGATTGTGCGCAAGAATCTCTATCGCAATTTCATACTGCACATGTGCTCCCTTTTCGATTACGGCCTGATTGCGGCAGATACGGTGTACAAGACGGTGCAGAAGCTGCAGGGATTGCTTAGCAAATACGCTGCCGGCCAGGAGCTAATGCAGCGTCAGCGTGAGGCGCAACTTAAGTATTGGTTGGATGTGGGCATGCATAAGAAGCAGGATGATCTAAAGCATAAGTCGCCGCAGAAACCGGCGCCCAGTTCCAACAACGAAACAGCAACTACCTCAGCAGGCAGCGCTGCCAGCGCAATGCAACCGCCCAAACGCATGCCGGCCAATCTGAAGCGCACTaatgccgctgccgctgctgctgctgcagcggcgCTGGATGCCCAGGATAGCGGTGTAGCCAACAATAGTGGTAACAGCAGCAAGAATGTGGCCAAAAAGAGTGCCGATCATCCGACCGTCAGCAATTTGGCCAATACACGCGAACGTCGATCCGATCCGGGTCTAAAACGCACTGCCAGCGGTGGACGTCTCAGTGCCCCCGAAAGCAGAACTGCCAACTCTATGTCTAAGCGTAAACTCAGCCCCAAAG acactgCTGTGATCGGCAAACGGCAACGCTACAGCGACGGCAGCACCAGCGGCAATGGACCAACGACGACgcgcaacaaaagcaataatCATACACTGCCAGCaaatagcaatagcaacaccaacaacaagcgACGTCGCTCCACATTGCAGCGCAGTGGCAGTAACGCCAGTAGCGCAGCGCATGGACTGCGCACGCGTCTCTCTGTGCCTGTGACCAAATACGAGAGGCGCTGA